The Mastomys coucha isolate ucsf_1 unplaced genomic scaffold, UCSF_Mcou_1 pScaffold11, whole genome shotgun sequence genome includes a window with the following:
- the LOC116080971 gene encoding uncharacterized protein C12orf81-like, producing MAWALILALCIGVLDPTSALDAMGPHTAVRLAELLTPEECDHFRSLLEAPEPDPEKELARLSEEWLATPEPPTPALRAQDSVGQRRRAAAELARLSEDRRATPEPPTSALRAQDSVGLRRQAAAAQLSKGTKGASGPREVSDGCREALATWLAERALDLSWHRVARALRRSGRPDVARELAKNLHQQATLQLRRTGASYLQQLRARALAPVPAPASVLVPAPGPAPGPASGPGPAPGPGRAKVPAPAPRARRAAAPEPVWDPLELILERLPQPPYTRSPSAWAGPLALGLLSGFLGALCTGTLVTVLTLWITGDNRDGDPAWPRARSRAAASLPKPARTPCSWETVPLLPRSWAPQPPSPLCPFDGGAPL from the coding sequence ATGGCGTGGGCGCTGATCCTGGCCCTCTGCATCGGGGTGCTGGACCCCACGAGCGCGCTGGATGCCATGGGTCCCCACACAGCAGTCCGCCTGGCGGAACTGCTGACCCCCGAGGAGTGCGACCACTTTCGATCACTTCTCGAGGCGCCCGAGCCCGACCCGGAAAAGGAGCTGGCCCGGTTATCTGAGGAGTGGCTGGCGACACCCGAGCCACCCACACCCGCGCTCAGGGCGCAGGACTCGGTGGGACAACGGCGGCGGGCCGCAGCGGAGCTGGCCCGGCTATCTGAGGATCGGCGGGCGACGCCCGAGCCACCCACATCCGCGCTCAGGGCGCAGGACTCGGTGGGACTACGGCGGCAGGCCGCAGCTGCGCAGCTTTCCAAGGGCACCAAGGGCGCGTCCGGGCCTAGAGAGGTTTCCGACGGCTGCCGCGAGGCGCTGGCGACCTGGTTGGCCGAACGGGCCCTGGACCTGTCGTGGCACCGCGTGGCCCGAGCCCTACGGCGCAGTGGCCGCCCCGATGTGGCGCGGGAGCTGGCCAAGAACCTCCACCAGCAGGCGACGTTGCAGCTGCGGAGGACTGGCGCGAGTTACCTGCAGCAACTCCGGGCCCGAGCCCTGGCCCCGGTCCCCGCCCCGGCCTCGGTCCTCGTTCCCGCCCCCGGCCCCGCCCCTGGCCCCGCCTCCGGCCCTGGCCCTGCCCCTGGCCCTGGCCGGGCCAAGGTCCCTGCCCCTGCTCCTCGCGCCCGCCGTGCCGCCGCCCCGGAGCCCGTCTGGGATCCGCTGGAGCTGATCCTGGAGCGCCTGCCGCAGCCCCCGTACACGCGCAGCCCCTCAGCCTGGGCCGGGCCGCTGGCGCTCGGcctcctctctggcttcctgggagCGCTGTGCACCGGGACGCTGGTCACCGTGCTCACGCTGTGGATCACCGGCGACAACCGCGACGGCGACCCGGCGTGGCCTCGTGCCCGCAGCCGGGCCGCCGCCTCCCTGCCCAAGCCGGCTCGGACGCCCTGCAGCTGGGAAACGGTGCCGCTCCTGCCTCGGTCCTGGGCGCCACAGCCACCCTCGCCCCTCTGCCCGTTCGACGGCGGCGCACCGCTATAA
- the Fignl2 gene encoding putative fidgetin-like protein 2 yields the protein MHWTPEHAQPLNQWPEQHLDVSSTTQSPAHKLELPPGGRQRCHYAWAHDDISALTASNLLKRYAEKYSGVLDSPYERPSLGGYGDAAFLNGAKGDPEPWPGPEPPYPLASLHEGLPGAKPAGAGGSAGLGGSPVVAGNLTEPLYTGNACGGPAAATEYATGYGGGYLASGYCAQTSAALAPPPPAALLQPAPPPGYGPSAPLYNYPAASYAAQPGYGALPPPAAPPTPYLPSGLAAPTPLPAPAPPRPAPYGFPAAAEGVSLKRKAADEGGEARYRKYAYEPAKAPAADGTAYPAADDAECRGNGFRAKPPGATEDGAGKYGGGGGPLKVLGSPAYAPQLEPFDKFPERVPAAHGGFAEPSGETAKGVDPGALELVSSKMVDCGPPVQWADVAGQGALKAALEEELLWPLLRPPACPGGARPPRTVLLFGPRGCGKALLARCLATRLGATLLRLRGAGLAASGAVEGARLLQAAFAAARCRPPAVLLISELDALLPARDDGASLRAPLLACLDSGCGARADGVLVVGTTSRPAALDEAARRRFALRFYVALPDGAARGQILQRALAQQGCALNERELAALVQGTQGFSGGELGQLCQQAAAEAGLSGLQRPLAYKDVEAALAKVGPRAPPKELDSLVEWDKMYGSGH from the coding sequence ATGCACTGGACACCGGAACACGCCCAGCCCCTCAACCAGTGGCCAGAGCAGCACCTGGACGTCTCCTCCACCACCCAGTCGCCGGCCCACAAGTTGGAGCTGCCTCCGGGGGGTCGCCAGCGCTGCCACTACGCTTGGGCACACGACGACATTTCCGCCCTCACGGCCTCCAACCTCCTCAAGCGCTACGCCGAGAAGTACTCCGGAGTCCTGGACTCGCCCTACGAGCGCCCGAGCCTGGGCGGCTACGGTGACGCCGCCTTCCTCAACGGTGCCAAAGGGGACCCCGAGCCCTGGCCCGGGCCGGAGCCACCTTACCCTCTAGCCTCGCTCCACGAAGGTCTCCCGGGAGCCAAGCCGGCCGGCGCGGGTGGCTCTGCGGGCCTCGGGGGCTCCCCGGTGGTAGCCGGTAACCTGACCGAGCCGCTCTACACGGGCAACGCGTGCGGGGGCCCGGCGGCGGCCACCGAGTACGCGACGGGCTACGGAGGCGGGTACCTGGCGTCCGGCTACTGCGCGCAGACGAGCGCCGCGCTCGCCCCGCCGCCCCCGGCCGCGCTCCTGCAGCCAGCGCCGCCGCCCGGCTACGGCCCCTCGGCGCCGCTCTACAACTACCCGGCGGCCAGCTACGCGGCGCAGCCCGGCTACGGGGCGCTCCCGCCGCCCGCCGCCCCGCCCACGCCCTACCTGCCCTCCGGGCTGGCGGCGCCCACGCCCCTGCCCGCGCCCGCGCCGCCCCGGCCCGCGCCCTACGGCTTCCCCGCAGCCGCCGAGGGTGTGTCGCTGAAGCGCAAGGCGGCGGACGAGGGCGGGGAGGCCCGCTACCGCAAGTACGCGTACGAGCCGGCCAAGGCGCCCGCGGCCGACGGCACCGCCTACCCCGCCGCGGACGACGCCGAGTGTCGGGGCAACGGGTTCCGCGCCAAGCCACCCGGGGCGACGGAGGATGGCGCCGGCAAgtacggcggcggcggcggccctCTCAAGGTCCTGGGCTCCCCCGCCTACGCCCCCCAGCTCGAGCCCTTCGACAAGTTCCCGGAGCGGGTCCCCGCCGCCCACGGAGGCTTCGCGGAGCCGTCGGGCGAGACCGCCAAGGGCGTGGACCCGGGGGCGCTGGAGCTGGTGAGCAGCAAGATGGTGGACTGCGGGCCCCCGGTGCAGTGGGCGGACGTGGCCGGCCAGGGCGCGCTCAAGGCGGCGCTGGAGGAGGAACTGCTGTGGCCCTTGCTGAGGCCGCCCGCCTGCCCCGGCGGCGCGCGCCCGCCGCGGACCGTGCTGCTCTTCGGGCCCCGCGGCTGCGGCAAGGCGCTGCTGGCGCGCTGCCTCGCCACCCGGCTGGGCGCCACGCTGCTGCGCCTGCGCGGAGCCGGCCTGGCGGCCTCGGGCGCCGTCGAGGGCGCGCGCCTCCTGCAGGCGGCCTTTGCGGCTGCGCGCTGCCGCCCGCCCGCCGTGCTGCTCATCAGCGAGCTGGACGCGCTGCTGCCGGCGCGGGACGACGGCGCGTCCCTGCGGGCGCCCCTGCTGGCCTGCCTGGACAGCGGCTGCGGCGCGCGCGCCGACGGCGTGCTGGTGGTGGGCACCACCTCGCGGCCCGCGGCCCTGGACGAGGCCGCCCGCCGGCGGTTCGCGCTGCGCTTCTACGTGGCGCTGCCCGACGGCGCGGCGCGCGGGCAGATCCTGCAGAGGGCGCTGGCTCAGCAGGGCTGTGCGCTGAACGAGCGGGAGCTGGCCGCCCTGGTGCAGGGCACCCAGGGCTTCTCTGGGGGTGAGCTGGGGCAGTTGTGCCAGCAGGCAGCGGCCGAGGCGGGCCTCTCCGGACTGCAGAGGCCTCTCGCCTACAAAGACGTGGAGGCTGCTCTAGCCAAGGTGGGCCCTCGGGCTCCCCCCAAGGAGCTGGACTCGTTAGTTGAGTGGGACAAAATGTATGGCTCCGGACACTGA